The following coding sequences are from one Plasmodium gaboni strain SY75 chromosome 10, whole genome shotgun sequence window:
- a CDS encoding putative WD-repeat protein has translation MDSEDVVGDDEYLDEFSEEGDSNEFLSEDEKDSNDSKNEKLDRRNDLYEEKIGDDKKECDRNNIYNSNNNNICDIFNFKEEVLSIHKKNICCIKLIRNGSNLIISGNDNNVRIYEFKNMNRHEKRYTKLISVEEGSIIQSLDARDNYILIAHGNKCFVYNKNGEYIQNSIRGDMYIKDVNKTKGHTRQINCCKFHPLNEQIFISGSLDSTLRIWNMTTDNNVYGLDKELVHFQCIKIVNEKNLLSNNIISCDFTKDANSIIIGCSNGFIDIRNKISNDYIYNYKSSDYYIKKDISHKDSIIDILTCKKNKNNFFTRSMDKTIKYWDIRNLHLCLHTIEDVSTIYEKSNMSCFHNDKYLIIGTQQKKKKNINPIQIDHNINYLSSDEDHKKSKLNIKYHQKVEDFENSQMDYDFTDECNIKKKYKNIKGEEKNNNLFNNNYIKVYKGDEDMNNFLTEMSSLNKIEKNIFGSIQIYDIENNFNLVYTKNYERSGIICTYYDEYIKQLFLGTTDGTCLIYYDENSKKGVLDYLQQKSYKRKEESKENSFFYMKNDNIYNLDNLPNQIQITQSGNVIIKKNNLNNKKIKINPTVKSLYENAYEKKSNVNAYSKFITHDNNDNLNYNHHTNNHSTINDDNIVEVLRNRELNKKGDDYFMKAYKYTQPNKIIDYSSEEVQEYSNILKRPKCPQCGIKNCVCGYMKNK, from the coding sequence ATGGATAGTGAAGATGTTGTAGGAGATGACGAGTACCTGGATGAATTTTCTGAAGAAGGAGATTCGAACGAATTTCTTAGTGAGGATGAGAAAGATAGTAATGATTCAAAGAATGAAAAATTAGATAGAAGAAATGATTTGTATGAAGAAAAGATAGGTGATGATAAGAAAGAATGTGATAggaataatatatataatagtaataataataatatttgtgatatatttaattttaagGAAGAAGTTTTAAGTATTcataaaaagaatatatgttgtataaaattaatacGAAATGGTAgtaatttaataatatcaggaaatgataataatgttagaatatatgaatttaaGAATATGAATCGACATGAAAAGAGATATACAAAGTTGATAAGTGTAGAAGAAGGATCTATTATTCAATCATTAGATGCTAGagataattatattttgatagCACATGGAAATAAATgttttgtatataataaaaatggagaatatatacaaaatagTATACGAGGTgatatgtatattaaagatgtaaataaaacaaaagGACATACAAGACAAATTAATTGTTGTAAATTTCATCCATTAAATGaacaaatttttataagtGGTAGTCTAGATAGTACATTAAGAATATGGAATATGACAACAgataataatgtatatgGATTAGATAAAGAACTGGTTCATTTTCaatgtataaaaatagtgaatgagaaaaatttattatcaaataatattatatcttgTGATTTTACAAAGGATGCAAATTCAATTATTATTGGTTGTTCTAATGGATTTATTGAcataagaaataaaatatctaatgattatatatataactataAATCTAgtgattattatataaaaaaagatattagTCATAAAGATTCTATAATTGATATATTGAcatgtaaaaaaaataaaaataatttttttacacGTAGTATGGATAAAACCATAAAATATTGGGATATAAGAAATCTTCATTTATGTCTTCATACTATTGAAGATGTATCGAcaatatatgaaaaaagtAATATGTCTTGTTTTcataatgataaatatttaattataggtacacaacaaaaaaaaaaaaaaaatataaatccTATTCAAATAgatcataatattaattatcTATCAAGTGATGAAGATCATAAAAAGAGTAAGcttaatataaaatatcatCAAAAAGTTGAAGATTTTGAAAATTCACAAATGGATTATGATTTTACAGATGAgtgtaatataaaaaaaaaatataaaaatataaaaggagaagaaaaaaataataatctttttaataataattatattaaagTTTATAAAGGTGATGAagatatgaataattttttaacaGAAATGTCatcattaaataaaatagaaaaaaatatttttggatccatacaaatatatgatatagaaaataattttaatttagTTTATActaaaaattatgaacGTTCAGGtattatatgtacatattatgatgaatatataaaacaacTATTTTTAGGAACAACTGATGGAACATgtcttatatattatgatgaaaatTCAAAGAAAGGAGTATTAGATTATTTACAACAAAAAAgttataaaagaaaagagGAATCAAAAGAAAActcctttttttatatgaaaaatgataatatatataacttaGATAATTTACCTAATCAAATACAAATTACACAATCAGGaaatgttattattaaaaaaaataatctaaataataaaaaaatcaaaataaatcCAACTGTTAAATcattatatgaaaatgcatatgaaaaaaaaagtaatgTTAATGCATATTCTAAGTTTATTACacatgataataatgataatttaaattataatcatCATACAAATAATCACTCAACTATAAACGATGATAACATAGTTGAAGTCTTACGAAATAgagaattaaataaaaaaggagATGACTATTTTATGAAGGCTTATAAATACACACAAccaaataaaattattgaTTATTCTTCAGAGGAGGTGCAGGaatattcaaatattttaaagaGACCTAAATGCCCTCAATGTggaataaaaaattgtgTTTGCGGgtatatgaaaaataagtga